TCCCACAGAAGCTAAAGCAACAATCACAGAATTATTTACAACTGTTGGAACTAGCGGAAATTATATACCAATACAAGTAACCGAAGAAGTAACTACAAGATCAATTATTGTTAGAGGTAAAGAAAAGGATTTAGATATAGTTGATAAAGTAATTAGAGAAATTGATAAGAGAACTAAACAAGTTTTAATAGAAGCTTTTATAGTTGAAGCAACTTCAACTTTTGCACAAAATTTAGGGAAAAGACTTGGAGCTGCTTACACAAGAAAAAGTGTAAGAATCGGTGGTACCCAAGGGGGTAGCAGTGTAGGAGCTGCGTCTGGAACAGGGGCTGCATTATCTGACTCTACAGGAGCTTTTACAAGTGGAGCTGGAACAGATAACTTAGTAAACTTTGGATCTGCTGCTGCAACAAGTGGAATTGGAATATTGAAAAAAACTGGTTCAGCTGTTTTAAAAGTTGAACTTGATTTTTTAGAGTCTCAAGGTTTATCAAAGACGGTATCTAATCCGAAATTATTTACATTAGACAATCATCAAGCAAGTATTAATCAGGGTGAAACAATTTATATTGATGGTGGAGATGGAGAAGATAAACCAGTTGATGCATCATTAAAACTAATAGTAACCCCAAATATTATAGGTGATGGAAACGTCATGCTTTCAATTCAAGTAAATAATGACACTCCGAACAGATCATCTCCAGGAACACCAGGTGTAAATAAAATGGAGATAAACACAAAACTATTAGTTGCGGATGGAGATATAGTTGTAATTGGGGGTATCAAAAAAAATAATGTAGCGAATAATAGAGAGGGTGTTCCAGGAACGAAAAAAATACCAGTTCTAGGAAAAGTATTGAGCGGAAAATCAGATTCTGACACAATGACTGAGCTGCTAGTATTTATCGCTCCAAGGGTTTTATAATGTTAAAAATTAGTAGAGAAAGCGAAATTAACTTAGTTAATGTCTTGATTGATAATGACATTATTTCAGGAAAAGATTTAATAAATATTAAAAAAGTAAGTACTGAAAACAATAAGTCTCAAATTGATGCAATATTTGAGTTAAAACTCACTGATGAAAAAAAAATAATTGATCTATTAATTAAAGAACAAAATTTAGAAATAATTGATTTAAAGACAGTTAAAATTACAGATGAAATAAAAACAGTTTTACCATCAAATTATATAAAGATAAATTTTGTAGCACCATTTAAAATTGAAGGAAAAACTTTGCACATGGCAATTCCAGATAGTTCAAAACTGGGATTGATGAGAAATTTAAAAGCTATTACAAAAAAAGACATTGAACTACACGCTGCAAAAATAACTGATATCTCTGAATATATTGAAAGATTATCAAATGAAACAGATGAAGTAACAATTGCATCAATACGTAGTGATAATAGAAAAAAAACTAAAACTTTTGAAACAGATTTAGGAGATGCAGGAGAAGTTTTAGAAAATGCACCAGAAGAAGATATTGAAGCAATTGAAAACGAGTCAGAGGTAATTAAATTTAGTACAGCAGTTGTGGCTGATGCAATAAAAATGGGTGTGAGTGATATTCATATTGAGCCTTACAGATTCAATTCAAGAGTAAGATATCGACTAGATGGTATGCTTCAAGAGCAAGAAACTTATAGACAGTTTTTACATGATAACTATGGGGCAGTGGTTACTCGATTTAAAATTATGGGTAAACTAGATATTGCTGAAAGAAGATTGCCACAAGATGGAGCCATTAATTTTAAAATTGGTAACAAGGTAGTGGATCTTCGTTTGTCAATATTGCCTACAGCAAATAATGAGAGAATCGTAATGCGTATTCTTAATAAGGACGCAGGAGATATCACTCTTGAGCAATTAAATTTTGAAAAGCAAGATTTAGAAAGTTTAAGAAAAGGAATTCACAGTAGTCAGGGATTAATTCTAGTTACAGGACCAACAGGATCAGGTAAGTCGACAACATTATATAGTATTTTAAAAGAAGTAAGTCGTCCTCATTTAAATATTTTAACAGCCGAAGACCCTGTGGAATATGAATTAGAAGGTGTAGGACAAGTGCAAATTAAAGATGATATTGGCTTTACTTTTGCTAAGGCCTTAAGATCTTTCTTAAGACAAGACCCAGAAATTATTCTAGTTGGTGAGATGAGAGACAAAGAAACAGTTGATATAGGGTTAAAAGCTGCTCTTACAGGTCACTTAGTATTTAGTACTTTGCACACTAATGATGCTCCAAGTACTATTACTAGATTACAAAACATGGGTACACCCGATTATTTAATAAGTGCTGCCTGCCAACTTGTGGTAGCTCAAAGACTAGCTAGAAAAAATTGTAAAGATTGTAGAGTACAAGATGATGACGTTAATCCTAAAGTTCTTAAAGATTTAGGTTTTAGTGAAGAAGAGGCATCTAAAGTTAAAGCTATAAAAGGTAAGGGTTGTGGAAAATGTAGCGACACTGGTTATAAAGGCCGACAAGGTATTTATGAAATTTTAGTGGTATCAAAACCAATCAAAGAAGCTATTTTAAAGCAAGCAACGACTCCTGAATTAAGAGAAATAGCTATTAAAGAAGGATTTAGAACAATGCAAGATATGGGTAGAAGAATGATTGCATCTGGTGAACTTAATTTTAGAGAATATGAGAGAGTTCTTTCAAGCGAATAAAAATGGAAGCTTTTACTTACAAAGGAATATCTGAAGGTAAGTATATAGAAGGAGACATTGAGGCAATAAATCTTGATGAAGCTTCACATTTATTAAAAGAAAAAAAAATAATAATTACCAATATAAACAAGTCTAAGAAAAAAAAAGAGGGTGTAAAAAAGAAATCAAGTGGATCCTCTATCTTTGGGAAAAAAAAAGTTAAAGTACAAGAAATTCTTATATTTTCAAAACAATTTGCAACGATGGTTAAGGCGGGTTTACCTATTTTACAGGTCTTAGTAATGTTGAGAGACCAGTTAGAAAGTCCTGCTATTAAAGAAATAATTGAAGATATCAGAAAGAGTTTAGAGGGAGGTGTAAACTTATCAAGATGTTTTGAAAAATACCCTCAATATTTTGATAACGTTTATGTAAACTTGATAAAAGCTGGTGAAGCAAGTGGTAAGCTAGATGTGTTCTTACTAAAAATAGTAGATTCATTAGAGAAAAAAGAAAAGATTAAGAAAAAAATTAAAGGGGCTTTAATGTATCCTGCGATTATGTTTAGTGTAGCGATTACGGTAAGTGCTTTTATGTTGATTAAAGTAGTTCCAGTATTTGCAAAGATGTATGATGGAATGGGCCTAGAATTACCAGCTGCAACAGCAACAATTATGGCAATGAGTGACTTTTTAAGTGGTACAGGTGGAAAGTTAATTTTTTTTGGAGGAATAGGGGGATATTTTGGATTTAAATTTATTGTAAAAAGAAATGCTGCAATTCGTTATAAATGGCATAAACAAATTTTAAAATTACCAATTTTTGGAGATATGATTTTAAAATCTCTACTAGCAAGAATTTCATTAATTATGGGTAATTTAAGTGCAGCTGGTGTTAATTTATTAGAAAGTTTAGAAATTGCAAAATCAGTTAGTAATAATGATGTTGTTAGCGAGGCACTTGAGAATGTAAAAAAAGGTGTTTTCTCCGGTGATACATTAACTAAGCTTTTTTTAAAAGAACCATTATTCCCACCAACTTTTAGTCAATTAATTTCTGTCGGTGAACAAACTGGTCAATTAGATGAAATGTTTAATTCAGTATCTGCTTATTATGAAGAAGAATTTGATACATCAGTGGACAACATGTCTACTTTAATTGAGCCTATCATGATTGTTTTTATGGGAGTAATGATTGGTGGCTTAATGATAGCCATGTATTCACCAATATTTAACGTTGGTGCTTTAATTAACTAATTTTTTAATTTTTTTGTTAAAACTAAATTATTAATCCAGGGCTCTTTTCCTGGTTCAAACTTAATTGAATCCATTATTTCTTGAATAAAAAAAGTTCCTAGTCCACCTGGCTTAATATCGTCTATTGCTCTATGTTTAACTTTACTTTCTTCTACCGGTTTACCTTTATCAAAGAAAGAAATCTCTAGAACCTCATCATTACAAGATATTCTTACTACCATTCTATCTTGAGTGTTAGGAAAATCTTTATAAGCATGTTTAACTATATTTTGTGCAGCTTCAGCGATAGCCAAAACTAACTCTTCTCTTAAATCTTCATTAATTTTAAATTTTTCAAAAACATCTCTAGAAAAAGTTCTAACGTCTTTTAAACTTGATGAACAAACTAAAAAATCTTTTTTTTCTGATTGATTTAAGTTGTCTATACTCATGAGTTTTAATTATTCCAAATTTAAAATTTGCTCTAACTTTGCCATCATAATTACTTTTAAAACTGATTTACTCACATCTTTAATGATAACCTTCGTTCCCTTCTCTAGGGCTTTTTGATGACTTTCTATTAAAACCGAAATACCTGAAGAGTCCATGTATTGAACGTTACTTAAATTTAAAACAACATCTTTACCAGAGTCGATTTTTGGAAAGATAACTTCCTTAACTTCTTCTGTTTTATCCATATCTATTTCACCATCTAAAAATATGGTAGTTATATTATCTTCTTCTGTAATTTTGTATGTCATAGAAACTTTCTTGCCATTGCTAAAACTTTTTCAACAGGTTGACTAACTTCTTTAAGTTCAACTTTAGTATTTTTTTCTCGAGCTCTTTGATTACTTTCTATTATTACAGATATACCAGAAGAGTCCATATATTGTACATCTTTTAAATTTAAATGAACTTCTTTGCCAGAATCAATTAAAGGAAAAACAATTTCTCTTACATCATCTGCAATATCCATATCTATTTCTCCATTAAGAAAAACAGTGCTTACATTTTTATTGTTAGAGACTTTAAATTTCATAATTTTTTTTATTTATATAACTAATAACAAAATTAAGTAACAATAAAACCCAATTTGATCATATATGTTTAACTATCATTGATAATAAACATTTTCTTAGTTTACTTCACAAAGAATTATTATAAATTTTAATCATAACTAATTAATAAAAGAGGAAATTATGAAAAATAATAAAGGTTTCACTTTAATTGAGCTACTAGTTGTTGTAGCAATTATTGGTATTTTAGCAGCTGTTGGGGTTGTTGCTTACAACGGTTACACTAAGAGTGCAAAAATTAACGCATCTAAATCTAATCACGCTTCAGTAGTGAAGTATATAGCAGCTGAGATTCAAAAATGTAATATGCAAACAGAAACTACTGCTATGAGTGGAAATTTAACATGTGCAGATGACATGGGTTCTGCTGCAACTATTATTGCTAAAGCTGCAATTGCGTTAGGTGATTTTAAAAATCCATTTGTAGCTGGTGCAGGAGTACTTGCTGGTACTGCAGCTAGTGCTGCTAAAGGTGTTACAAATTTGGCAGCAGATTCAGATGATGATACAATCGAAGTTTCGACTAGATTTGCAGATGCAGATACAGATGATGCTACAGTTGAGGTTATTACTAACAACGTTGAGATTGAGTAAAAAATCATTTACTAAAATTAAATCTAAAAGCTCACCAGGTTTTTCCCTGGTCGAGCTTTTAGTTGTTGTAGCAATTATTGGAATTTTATCTGCTGTAGGAGTTGTTAGTTACAGTGGATATGTTTCAGGGGCTAAGCAAAAGTCTGCCCAAAATGTGATGCAACAAATTTCTCTAGCCCAAACAGAAGAATATTCTAATAGTGGAGGTTATTACACTCAGGCTGACAGTAGCTGTACACCAACTTCATTAACATCAGATAATATTGAAACAACCTTGTTTGGAGGAGGAGATCAAATTGCTAAAGACATGGGTTATGAAATTTGCATTGCTACTGGCACAGGTTCATCGAACTTTATTATAATTGCTCAAGAAATTAAAAGTAGTAAAGCTTGCCAATTAACACTTAGTCGTAACGGTAATTTTACCAGAGGTGACGACTGTTAAAAAAAATTAGCTAACCACCCATAATGGTTAGATTTATAGTTTTAAGTTAAATATTCTTGTATAAATTGATATCGTGAAAAAAATTATTTTAATATTCTTGCTTATACCGTTATTAAATAATTGCGGTCCATATTCTGCAGCAGTTGGGCCAAGTTTAACTATGTTGAACTCTGGAAGTATTTTACAAGCTTCAGCGTCTTATGCTGGCTCCTCAGTAATGAAAAAATTTAAAAAAGATTATATTAATGAATTAAATGTAGAAAAAATTTGTCCAACGGTTCATTCTAGTGAGTTAAATGAAATTTTTTTTGAAACTATAGAACATATGGATTGTTATTTTGATCCAATGAGTATTCATAGATAATATATAAACTATTCAAGAAATATAGGAATTTGAGTTCATCTTAATCAAAAGGGCTCATTTTGGGCGATTGACGAATTTTAAAATGAATTGATGCGTGATAGCTTTGACTTATAATTAAAAAAGGAAAAAACTATGTTAAAAAAATATATAATATTTTTAGGTTTCATTTTATTTTCAACCAATTTATTTGCAGCTCAAACTCAAATTGCGCAAGTAAATGGAATGATGTGTATTAAATGCCAAAAAATGGTAACTAAAGCACTTCAAGCAGCTAGCCCATCTGCTACTGTTAAAGTCTCATGGCCAGAAGGTGTTGCGGTATCATCTTACCCTGATAAATCTGATTTATCTAATGAAGATTATAAAAAAGCAATCCTTGGAACAGGCTTTGAAGTTATTAAAGTAGTTAGTGTTGATAAGATTATTACTGATGCTGGTGAAGCTAGAAAATTAGTAGATTAATTAAAATAAAATTATGACTGCAGCTGATACTCAGATATTGCTCAATAAGCTGCAGTCCAACATAAATCAATTAGAGCTTACTAATAAGGGAGCTTTAAATGCATTAGAATTTCGTTTAGATGCAATCTTACAATCAAATTTGGATACCTTTTGGCTTTTAATTTGTGCAATCCTTGTTTTTTTAATGCAGGCAGGCTTTATGTGTTTAGAGACTGGTTTGTCTCGGAACAAGAACAGTATTAACGTTGCCCTTAAAAATGTTGCAGACTTTGGAATATCTGTTGTAGTTTTCTGGGCGTTTGGTTTTGCGCTAATGTATGGAACTAGTGTATTAGGACTGTTTGGTAACAAATTTTTTTTCTTCACCACTAAGGTTGCAGGCTATCAAACATATTTTGTCTTCCAAGCAATGTTTGTTGCAACAGCTGCAACTATTATCTCAGGCGCAGTTGCAGAAAGATTAAAGTTTTTCTCATATATAATTATTACATTATTAGTTTCTGGCTTCTTTTATCCAATTGTAGGTCATTGGTCTTGGGCATTTAATTTTGATAACCCTGCTGAAAAATTTGGTTGGTTAGGTCAATTAGGATATTTAGATTTTGCAGGTGCATCAGTTGTGCACTCTGTAGGAGGATGGATTGCTTTATCAGTATTACTGGTAGTTGGTAATCGTACTGGAAGATTTAGAGAAGATGATAAAAAAAAATCTTTTCAAGGAAGTAATACACCAATGGCAGCTTTAGGTGCTTTAATTTTGTGGTTTGGGTGGTTTGGATTTAATGGTGGTGCTAATGGTGCAATGGATTTAAAAATTCCATTAATTTTAATTAATACTTTTTTATCAGCATCCTTTGGACTTATTTTTTCAAGTATTATGGGTATCATTGTTTTAAAAAAACCAGAGCCATTATTTATGATCACGGGTCCCCTTGCAGGACTAGTTTCAATAACTGCTTCTTGTGCTTATGTTGATCCCACTCATGCAATCATAATAGGAAGCATTGGTGGAATTATTTCAGGCTCAACAATTGTATTACTTGAAAAAATTAAAATTGATGATGTGGTTAGTGCAATACCAGTTCACTTAGCGTGTGGAATTTGGGGAACTATTGCAGTTGCTTTGTTTGGAAATTTTGAAGTGATGGGTGTTGAAAAAACAAGATTAGAGCAAATATATATTCAACTAATTGGAATAGGTTCAATTGGTGCTTTTTGTTTCTTTGGCTCTTTTTTAATATTAAAAACTATTAATTCTTTTTTTCCACTTAGAGTAAGTAAAATTCATGAAGAACTTGGTTTAAATATTTCAGAACATAATGCAT
The nucleotide sequence above comes from Candidatus Pelagibacter giovannonii. Encoded proteins:
- a CDS encoding pilus assembly protein PilQ, which codes for MNFKKNILFLILPLVLIFLTGCAEQLAKKSGSFKHDTPLIKTDIKKIGQKEVDKSVEMGPIPVEGDVVELKKRKQISSVKERNYLLISDEFENLKQNVSFKFQALDFKEAMKLMSEIGEINILVGEDVAGAITAELVNVPWDKAFNALLDLKNYAADIDVASNIIRVSTPANLTSQEGYKSARASAVKKKVELEDSVEPIISEIFRLYYITPTEAKATITELFTTVGTSGNYIPIQVTEEVTTRSIIVRGKEKDLDIVDKVIREIDKRTKQVLIEAFIVEATSTFAQNLGKRLGAAYTRKSVRIGGTQGGSSVGAASGTGAALSDSTGAFTSGAGTDNLVNFGSAAATSGIGILKKTGSAVLKVELDFLESQGLSKTVSNPKLFTLDNHQASINQGETIYIDGGDGEDKPVDASLKLIVTPNIIGDGNVMLSIQVNNDTPNRSSPGTPGVNKMEINTKLLVADGDIVVIGGIKKNNVANNREGVPGTKKIPVLGKVLSGKSDSDTMTELLVFIAPRVL
- a CDS encoding GspE/PulE family protein, whose amino-acid sequence is MLKISRESEINLVNVLIDNDIISGKDLINIKKVSTENNKSQIDAIFELKLTDEKKIIDLLIKEQNLEIIDLKTVKITDEIKTVLPSNYIKINFVAPFKIEGKTLHMAIPDSSKLGLMRNLKAITKKDIELHAAKITDISEYIERLSNETDEVTIASIRSDNRKKTKTFETDLGDAGEVLENAPEEDIEAIENESEVIKFSTAVVADAIKMGVSDIHIEPYRFNSRVRYRLDGMLQEQETYRQFLHDNYGAVVTRFKIMGKLDIAERRLPQDGAINFKIGNKVVDLRLSILPTANNERIVMRILNKDAGDITLEQLNFEKQDLESLRKGIHSSQGLILVTGPTGSGKSTTLYSILKEVSRPHLNILTAEDPVEYELEGVGQVQIKDDIGFTFAKALRSFLRQDPEIILVGEMRDKETVDIGLKAALTGHLVFSTLHTNDAPSTITRLQNMGTPDYLISAACQLVVAQRLARKNCKDCRVQDDDVNPKVLKDLGFSEEEASKVKAIKGKGCGKCSDTGYKGRQGIYEILVVSKPIKEAILKQATTPELREIAIKEGFRTMQDMGRRMIASGELNFREYERVLSSE
- a CDS encoding type II secretion system F family protein, with the protein product MEAFTYKGISEGKYIEGDIEAINLDEASHLLKEKKIIITNINKSKKKKEGVKKKSSGSSIFGKKKVKVQEILIFSKQFATMVKAGLPILQVLVMLRDQLESPAIKEIIEDIRKSLEGGVNLSRCFEKYPQYFDNVYVNLIKAGEASGKLDVFLLKIVDSLEKKEKIKKKIKGALMYPAIMFSVAITVSAFMLIKVVPVFAKMYDGMGLELPAATATIMAMSDFLSGTGGKLIFFGGIGGYFGFKFIVKRNAAIRYKWHKQILKLPIFGDMILKSLLARISLIMGNLSAAGVNLLESLEIAKSVSNNDVVSEALENVKKGVFSGDTLTKLFLKEPLFPPTFSQLISVGEQTGQLDEMFNSVSAYYEEEFDTSVDNMSTLIEPIMIVFMGVMIGGLMIAMYSPIFNVGALIN
- a CDS encoding ATP-binding protein, with amino-acid sequence MSIDNLNQSEKKDFLVCSSSLKDVRTFSRDVFEKFKINEDLREELVLAIAEAAQNIVKHAYKDFPNTQDRMVVRISCNDEVLEISFFDKGKPVEESKVKHRAIDDIKPGGLGTFFIQEIMDSIKFEPGKEPWINNLVLTKKLKN
- a CDS encoding STAS domain-containing protein, producing the protein MTYKITEEDNITTIFLDGEIDMDKTEEVKEVIFPKIDSGKDVVLNLSNVQYMDSSGISVLIESHQKALEKGTKVIIKDVSKSVLKVIMMAKLEQILNLE
- a CDS encoding STAS domain-containing protein, with the translated sequence MKFKVSNNKNVSTVFLNGEIDMDIADDVREIVFPLIDSGKEVHLNLKDVQYMDSSGISVIIESNQRAREKNTKVELKEVSQPVEKVLAMARKFL
- a CDS encoding prepilin-type N-terminal cleavage/methylation domain-containing protein, whose amino-acid sequence is MKNNKGFTLIELLVVVAIIGILAAVGVVAYNGYTKSAKINASKSNHASVVKYIAAEIQKCNMQTETTAMSGNLTCADDMGSAATIIAKAAIALGDFKNPFVAGAGVLAGTAASAAKGVTNLAADSDDDTIEVSTRFADADTDDATVEVITNNVEIE
- a CDS encoding type IV pilin protein, which produces MSKKSFTKIKSKSSPGFSLVELLVVVAIIGILSAVGVVSYSGYVSGAKQKSAQNVMQQISLAQTEEYSNSGGYYTQADSSCTPTSLTSDNIETTLFGGGDQIAKDMGYEICIATGTGSSNFIIIAQEIKSSKACQLTLSRNGNFTRGDDC
- a CDS encoding heavy-metal-associated domain-containing protein, which gives rise to MLKKYIIFLGFILFSTNLFAAQTQIAQVNGMMCIKCQKMVTKALQAASPSATVKVSWPEGVAVSSYPDKSDLSNEDYKKAILGTGFEVIKVVSVDKIITDAGEARKLVD
- the amt gene encoding ammonium transporter; the protein is MTAADTQILLNKLQSNINQLELTNKGALNALEFRLDAILQSNLDTFWLLICAILVFLMQAGFMCLETGLSRNKNSINVALKNVADFGISVVVFWAFGFALMYGTSVLGLFGNKFFFFTTKVAGYQTYFVFQAMFVATAATIISGAVAERLKFFSYIIITLLVSGFFYPIVGHWSWAFNFDNPAEKFGWLGQLGYLDFAGASVVHSVGGWIALSVLLVVGNRTGRFREDDKKKSFQGSNTPMAALGALILWFGWFGFNGGANGAMDLKIPLILINTFLSASFGLIFSSIMGIIVLKKPEPLFMITGPLAGLVSITASCAYVDPTHAIIIGSIGGIISGSTIVLLEKIKIDDVVSAIPVHLACGIWGTIAVALFGNFEVMGVEKTRLEQIYIQLIGIGSIGAFCFFGSFLILKTINSFFPLRVSKIHEELGLNISEHNASTDTHELLEVLTNQAKSDNYSSRAPQDPFTDSGIIGTQYNVIMNKLEQSEKQKNKWKNRVSKEIKLAMNVQQRLMPKRDIENYPIFGLNIPAREISGDFYDFYLHDDEVYFTLSDVSGKGVNAGMVMAKAITLFKIFAKQKFKPNEILLEMNNDLKETNPVGTFITSIVGRYNLKTDLVEIANAGHQPTLLKVGKDFKEYPSSSMPLAVIKHKDESVYQLESFKLNGGRIYCFTDGFSECMDENKQEIGIDGVKELILKHTNSSLQKELTSATEEIRLKSLKKEIVEDGVKKDNDILDDDLTIIAIGK